The Sporocytophaga myxococcoides DSM 11118 genome window below encodes:
- a CDS encoding NAD(P)H-dependent oxidoreductase → MRTAIVFNHPYEKSYCNAILEAVTNGIKKGKHEVDLIHLDNDGFNPVMSKADLKAFVEHQPIDPLVIDYNKRLEKADHLIFIFPIWWDLMPAMTKGFIDRVLCPGVVYDHHPRGFGLVPLLKNLKSVTIITTMNKPKIMYSLFIGNLIKKAMLRSVFKTMGYKNVNWISFASVKSVSQEKRVKWLADLESKFAKWT, encoded by the coding sequence ATGAGAACAGCGATAGTTTTTAATCATCCTTACGAAAAGAGTTACTGCAATGCCATTTTGGAAGCAGTAACCAATGGAATAAAAAAAGGAAAGCACGAGGTTGACCTTATACATCTTGATAATGATGGTTTTAACCCCGTAATGTCAAAGGCGGACTTAAAAGCTTTTGTCGAACACCAGCCAATTGATCCATTAGTAATAGACTATAATAAACGCCTGGAAAAAGCAGACCACCTGATTTTTATTTTCCCAATTTGGTGGGATTTAATGCCAGCAATGACCAAGGGATTTATAGATAGAGTTCTATGTCCTGGAGTTGTATATGACCACCATCCAAGAGGTTTCGGATTAGTTCCACTCTTAAAGAATTTAAAAAGCGTTACAATTATTACCACTATGAATAAACCCAAAATAATGTATTCACTCTTCATTGGAAATTTAATCAAAAAAGCAATGCTTAGGAGTGTATTTAAAACTATGGGATACAAAAACGTCAATTGGATTAGCTTTGCTTCCGTAAAATCAGTAAGTCAGGAGAAAAGGGTTAAATGGCTGGCTGACCTTGAAAGTAAATTTGCAAAGTGGACTTGA